The following is a genomic window from Nicotiana tabacum cultivar K326 chromosome 3, ASM71507v2, whole genome shotgun sequence.
GTCAATGTCTCGTTTTCTAGTTGAATCTAATATTGATTACAGTTCAATGAGATGGTTGTTTGAATTGTAATCAAATTTGCTAGAATGATATAATTCTTTTTATGAAACTTTGTTTCAATAATTGCACTTATTGTTAATGTAGACACACCGTTTCCTTTTTTGGAAATACGAGGGTGAATTTTTCCCTTGGTCCATAGTAAGACGGGTGACAACATTTCTGCTTTGCTGAAATGTAAGCTAATGAACAGCACATTGTTGGTAGTTGTTTTTCTAGTTATTCACATTTGCAAGGTTTTGAACTAACAATACTTGTCTACATTCAAGTGTTTCTTTACTATGAAATCCCATTTGTGAAGAGGAGCTTGGAGATGCTGAATATTAAATAGCATATCAACTTGGGACAAAGGAACTACTTTATCACCTTCAACGCTAATCAATTCTTGCTCGATTGTTTTGATTGAGTTTGATTCCCACTACACCTCGTGCTTGCCCTCCCCCCTCTTTGcatttgttaaagaaaaatcacTTTGTCTTCTATTTATTGTTTGATTATTATTAATTGCTCATCTGCCTGAAAAAAGAGTAAAGGATGCACCACATCTCCTAAGCTGCTCAATGAACTAATTATTAATTGCATGTTCATAGCTCTTCGTGCGCTCTTGCCAAGCATATATGGGAACCACTTTCTCTTTCTGTCTCTTGTTTATCTTTGTATAACAAATTTTCTTGAGGAGAAAAAAGGGAACACAGAGAGGATACGCGGAGATAAACCTTTTCATTTATCTGCTGCTGTTTATCTTATTCGAGCGAGCATGCTTTTACCATTTCTCTTACAAGCTGGAATTTCATCATGTTATTGTATCCTTTTTATTGAAGAGATTGCAAGTATGACAAATGTATACTTACGTTGATAAGTTAAtttatagttatttaatattgGAGTGAAATAGACCTAGATAGAGTTGAATGGATATAAAGTATccatactttcaaaatagaaaaaagaagataTATAGTATTCATATAGTTGACCCCAACTAAATTGAGATCGAGGCAGTGGAAATAACTGTTTCAACTATTGTTGACTTTTTATCTTATTCGTCTGAGCACAATCCTTGCGGCTTTTAGTAAAAGGGGATAAAATACCGTTTCCTATACATGCGAGTATTCCCACATGTCCTTGTATCTCTTTCAATTAAGAGATTACAAGTGTCACAAATATCAACTAAGATTCATAAGTTAATTTGTGATTATTTAGAATTGGGATGAAATGTATCTGAATAGAATGGGGATATGGAGTATACATATGGCCGAATCTGGCTAATTTGGCATTGAAGCacagttgattgattgattgttgTTTTGATACAATATTTGTATATTCGGAAACACTATTAATTGCCATTTGCCAATACAGGCATTTCTGGTTAGCCATGGTTTGCCATGGAAGACATTGGATTCCATGctctaaaaaaatattattagttTTGTGGAGTAGTTAATTTATCTTCCTAAATCCTGTATTCAATATTCTTATTGCTTATGGAAATTTTCGTGGCAGTTTTACTTCCAAAAGCAATGCTGACATGTCGGCCATTGGTGATCTTGAAGATAAGATTCATGCAAAAGAAACGTTAAAGCAGCGAATCAGACAAAAAGAACAGTGCACCACCACCGACAACATCAATATATATAGTTTAGTTCGGATTCCTCGATGCTGCACTTCTTTGTGGCCTCTGGCGTTGGAGgtactctttctttttcttttcaggtTTACTAGATTTCCATTCCCTTTATTGCTATTcctctttctcattttttcctCTTCAATTTTGCCTTACAATTGGTAAATCATCCTATGTTATGCCTGAAGGGTTCTTGTGATTTCTGATTCTTCTAGTTGATTATGTTTGTACTTCATTAACAAATCATTGGGATACTTGAAATTGCTAGTTGCCCTACCTGTGATTTGGCAGTTTCAGTAGTTTACTAGTGGCATGCTACCCCCTCATGCAAggatttttttttccagaaaagaACCTGTTTGAGCATGTTGAGTGTCATCATGCACTAGGCGAAGATGGGTGATTGCAGTATAGGACGAAGAAACAGAATCCACAAAACTTAATTAACTCTTGTAGAGTTTTCTTTCGTGCTATTGGTATCTCACAGAAGGGCTCAATTCGTTAAGTTCGGTGAAATCAGAGGTCTTTTATTAGTAAATTCATTGCACGAGGCTAGAAGGTCCATCCCCCCTACACTCTTGCCATTAATTGGATTCTCTTTATGTCCAAACTTCCATACTGAAGATTGAAATACATATTGAAAAAAGGAAACACATTATTTCAATtgaacttccttttctttttaccgAACTTCTTATTTACCATATCTAAAGCAGGCCAAGCTGCAATGTTTATGAGCTAGTCCCTTCTTATTGTGTAGAAAACCTATCAATTATAGCATttatttgagtattccttgtATCTTAATGGTTAACCAAGTATATCCTTAAAGTAAAAGGATTCATCAACTGTTTCCTTGGTCTGTTCACTGATCCAAATTTAGTTGTTAGAACCTCGTAGTGGACAATTCAAATACCCTAAAGCAAAGATTTTATATATAATTAGTCGCTTGATGTCTCCTATATAAAAGTTGATTATATATTTTTGGCATCCTTCTAGCAGTTTTCCTTTTAGTTGGAGCCTCTGGAATCATCTCTATCCTCATCACTTCGGATTGCATTACATATTTCTAAGTTCTAAAAGAGATGATTTTATTAGTTTGAACTATAAGAAGATAGTTCAGATGTCGAGATTGACTTAACATAAATTGAGGAGGATGAGCGTTCACAGCATAAACTCTTAAACTTCTGTGCTTGAATATGAAATCAGTCTGGTCCTTGTCACTTCTGTCTTATTTTATCTTTACTCATGGCCAACTACTTATCTCAATGTTTAAAGATCTGATATACCTTTTGTGAGATACCAACTGAGGCCGGGATGATCATGCTTTCTTTTGAGAAAAGGGGGTAGTGAGAGGGAGCTTAATATGGGCTAACAATCTTGTACTTTGAACCCACAGACATCTTCGCTCTTAAAGGACGTGAGGAGTCTCATTGTAAGGTTTTCCTGAAGCCTCGACAGATCTTGGCAATTTTGGGCAGTAGCAAGCAACAAGTATTATCTCGACAATGGTAATCATAATTTTCAGAATTAGTAAAATTACAACTCACCATTCATCTCTTCTAGAAGTTATGACGGTGTATATTTAGTATTCTTTGTTTTGACTTGCACTCATCTTTATCAAGTGCTTCCTTTTAGCTCCACAAtagttttgacatcttaaattaAGCACTGGTATGTTTCTGTGCATTCTTTTGAGCGAGGGTcttatcggaaacaacctctctacctcacacaaggtaggagtaaggtctgcacacacactaccctccctaaatcccacttgtgggattacactggtatgttgttgttgttgttgttgatgtttctGTTCATTTGCCATTTGTCTACTTTGAATCAAGCAGTGAAATTCATGCAGCCATGAGTGCAAGATTTGCTGCAGTGTGTCCTTAGTGGCTGTGGTACTACTTGTATTATTCTTATCTTGCATGTTTTCCAGAATGGTGATCCTTTTCGGGTACACCAGAGTAGTTGTTCTTTATACTTGTATAAAGGTCAAGAGAGACTTACTAGTACTTAATCTAGCCTTATCCTGACACTGGAACTTCTTTCCTTACCAGCATAAATTTTTTATGAGTCCAACAAAAACGGCCTGCGTCGTTCTGTCTATCTTAGGTAAAGTTTCTGCGTCTtcttttgattcttttcttgcAAATTTGTTGTGTGATTTCTTTCTACTAATTAGCCATCCCTTAAACTGTTTGGCAGTTCTTTTCCTATACACTTTAAGGCCCGCTGATGACACGTCTATGGTCTTCATGGTAACTTCTGTCCTAATACCTTAGCTGAATATTCTTGAGCATTTCTATTGATTGATTTTAACCATTCTTGGTGGCATAATATTTTGAGGTAATGTTGTTAATTTTCACGTCTAGGGCTGCGTTTTTGTGCATGTAAGCATTATTATGGCATTTGTTATGATATATGAAATTTGTTCTACACGTCGAGCTCGAGGCAGAACAAGTAGTACATCCGTTAACCGCTTGATTGGTTGTGATACACTCCATCACTATGTGCCTTCATCAGAAGCTTTTCCAACCAGAAGAAGATTGCAGGAGCTGAGGCTCCAAGTTGCTCTTCTAGATCGTGAACTTGTTGAGTTTGGTATGTTTGCTATGGCTATCTGTTAAAACTTTTCATAGCAATACTTTTGCTGTCTCTATGTCCTTGGGATCACTATCACAGACTGACCTTTGAAGATTCTTTCAAGCAAATAAAAATGATCTCTTTTCTTATTATATGGTTGTTTCCATGTGCAGAAAACGTAACCTTAAGTGAGTTGCCTTCTGCTATTGTTTTCGGAATTCCTTCCATGAATGAAGAAGAGATAAATGCCTTACCTGTTCACAATTACAAAGGCATTGGTCTAGAGAGGTAAGTTACACGCATTCTAAGTTCATGCCTTTTCTTTTCAAGCCTTGGATTTTCTGGCATTCTTGTGCCCTGAAGAATGACGATTGAACAACTGAAGGTAGCCTGTGATTTAAATTGACAGAACTAGATGGTGACAGAATGGATAAATTGAAAATATGTAATgacatgggatgagtgagttgcaattctatattttgttttgcttcattttctttttggtattttctttgtAGCAGGTAAGGGTGGGAAAAGAAATTGATGGAGAGCTATTGCTTGGATGCAAATTTGTCTTTCAACTGTGTTTGGCACTACAATGTGATGTTTAGTCTTCTGTGGGATTACATGGCTTGGTGCTATTTTGACCAAGGTCCTTTGGTTGAGGCCAGCATGCGCGTTGCTGTTTCTCAGTGGAGGCAGAGAAACATAGCATTGCTGCCATTGACCGATCCTTGGCCTTAGCTGTAGATGCTTCATTCAGAACTAGGCTAATCCTTGTTGAATCCCCATGCCTTTGTGCATCCTATCCTCTGTCTACTACGGTTTAGTCCACAAGTGGTATTTAACTTTTACCACTCTAGAGTCACAGGAAAATATTTAGTCATTTGGATGTCTTAATAGCACGCATTATATGTCAACACTTGCGTGTGTCTCCCAAGCCTGTCATCACTTGGAAATACTGGGGAAGTGCTACTTACTATAAGTGATTATGGAAACTAATATTTACTTTTGGTTAAAAAGTTATTGGCAAAAAGACATAGTTAAAAGAattacttttcttttatttgtgttCTTGGTCTAGTTGAAGTGTTATTACATGGTAAGCTTATTTTGGTTTGACATAGTCAGGATCAAATttaaaataatggaaatttaAAGACTAAGTATGAACTCGAATAATGTTGAAGTACAACAGTAATATTCCTCCTGTTTGGATTCCGACTCAGTGATAAGGACACAGCTTGGAATCTGTGGATTGAGCACTGGTCACAAGTTCAAACCCATTTCTTTAATAGGAAGCTTGGTATTTAAGTGGGAACATGACAGAGAGTGGGATGATACTCCCCCGAGTTTCACATCCGTGGACCAACTATGGTTTGGCCAATTAACTCACAGGGGACTTATCAGTTATccaaatagaaaaaagaaaaagatactaGTTCATTTGCTGAATTGCATAATTGTTAGAATGTAATGATCCTCCTTCATTTACTCTATTAAAATCCCGCATTCTATCATTATAGTTATTATAATTTACCTCAAACCTAGCCCCCAGGGatttggtctagtggtaagagcGAAACACTGGTTAGGAACCAGTTGTAATTCGATTCCATATTGGTCTTTCTTGCAGTGAGGATGCACCACTGAAACAAGGCTCATTTTCTGCTGCCTCAGCTAAGGTACTTTCTTTCAGATGCTCAAAGGTTATGCCACAATTGGCTTAGCTAtccattgttttttttttcagttgCTTGTTGCCTTCTCTTTGTTGGATAACTATAAATTTGCTTGAGCAGAATAATTATCCGAATCCAGAAGCAGTGACATAAAAAGAAATTCTCCCCCAGCTGGATTTTATTAAGTTTCAAGAGGGGGAAGGGGGAAACAGCTAAAAAATCTCATGATAAATGTGTTTACAGCCCGTGAATGAGAATTTTAACAGTATAAATTTCTAGCTTCACGATATACTCCTATCTGGTCACATTAGATGAATCTTTCCTATGCTGTCTTCCTGTGCTTGCCTTTTCAAAGTCCTTCGTTCACTTGCTTAAAACATAAGATTTGGTCTTAATATTTTCAGTGTGCTCCTTTTAAATGAAGATTATTTATATACTCCCGTCTTAAATGAAGCAGGGATATTGGAGGATAGGT
Proteins encoded in this region:
- the LOC107795035 gene encoding E3 ubiquitin-protein ligase SDIR1-like isoform X1, producing MHKFFMSPTKTACVVLSILVLFLYTLRPADDTSMVFMGCVFVHVSIIMAFVMIYEICSTRRARGRTSSTSVNRLIGCDTLHHYVPSSEAFPTRRRLQELRLQVALLDRELVEFENVTLSELPSAIVFGIPSMNEEEINALPVHNYKGIGLESEDAPLKQGSFSAASAKGYWRIGITEDPSCDESTCNICFQQVIKGDLVRSLPCLHQFHRRCINPWLAVNASCPICKFMLGSGAQQSIESVISDDEMV
- the LOC107795035 gene encoding E3 ubiquitin-protein ligase SDIR1-like isoform X2, with the translated sequence MSPTKTACVVLSILVLFLYTLRPADDTSMVFMGCVFVHVSIIMAFVMIYEICSTRRARGRTSSTSVNRLIGCDTLHHYVPSSEAFPTRRRLQELRLQVALLDRELVEFENVTLSELPSAIVFGIPSMNEEEINALPVHNYKGIGLESEDAPLKQGSFSAASAKGYWRIGITEDPSCDESTCNICFQQVIKGDLVRSLPCLHQFHRRCINPWLAVNASCPICKFMLGSGAQQSIESVISDDEMV